From Halorussus lipolyticus:
AGGTCCGTCATGTCCCCACCAACAATTCGGGGTCGGCCTTGGGATGCTCCCGCGTGACCCGAATCGGGCACTCGTCGGGGGCCTGCTCGCCGTCGGCCGAAAAGAGGTACTGCTTCCACTCCCGGTCGCCTTCGACGCCCCAGTCGCCGAGGTCCGCGTGGGGACAGACGCCGTCGTACTCCTCGATTCTGCCCTGAATCACGTCGCGGGCCTGCTGGCCGGCCTCGGTGTCGGCGGTCAGGCCCTCGAACAGCGTCCGGGGTTGGAAGGTGATTTCGAGGCCGACCGGGCAGTACCGACTCTTTCGGTCGTCGTAGAACGGCGCGCGACACGTCGGAAACATGGGTTCGCCGCCGAAACAGAACTCCCAGTAGGGGTCGTCCGGGTCGGTCGGAACCTCGTCGGGCCACGGTTCCGGGTCGTGGACGTGGAGGAACTGGAGGACGTGCCAGAGGCGTTCGTGGTACTCGGCCTCGGTGAGGTCTTCGTCGGCCGGTCGGAAGAACACCGTGAGCGGGGCGCGGTCGGCGTGGTCCTCGTAGGTGTCGAGATAT
This genomic window contains:
- a CDS encoding YqcI/YcgG family protein produces the protein MNEPGVRALMDQSTVRGRVESGALPDWAIDHYESFREGLLGERNDTPFPCYFGVEMEREGDGLYAFCESATDPDSLFALGETLLEYLDTYEDHADRAPLTVFFRPADEDLTEAEYHERLWHVLQFLHVHDPEPWPDEVPTDPDDPYWEFCFGGEPMFPTCRAPFYDDRKSRYCPVGLEITFQPRTLFEGLTADTEAGQQARDVIQGRIEEYDGVCPHADLGDWGVEGDREWKQYLFSADGEQAPDECPIRVTREHPKADPELLVGT